The Primulina eburnea isolate SZY01 chromosome 6, ASM2296580v1, whole genome shotgun sequence genome contains a region encoding:
- the LOC140833371 gene encoding monothiol glutaredoxin-S5-like, giving the protein MEAVRKMAAEKPVVIFSKSSCCMSHTIWTLFSDFGVNPTVHELDKIPMGSEIEQGLSTLGCNPTVPAVFIGGELVGGADEVMSLHLKRTLKPMLKKAGALWV; this is encoded by the coding sequence ATGGAGGCAGTACGCAAGATGGCAGCTGAAAAACCGGTGGTGATCTTCAGCAAGAGCTCGTGTTGCATGAGCCACACGATCTGGACGCTCTTTAGCGATTTCGGAGTCAACCCCACGGTTCACGAGCTCGACAAGATCCCGATGGGCTCGGAGATCGAGCAAGGGCTCTCAACGCTCGGTTGCAACCCCACCGTGCCCGCAGTGTTCATCGGCGGCGAACTGGTGGGAGGAGCGGATGAGGTCATGAGTCTTCACCTCAAGAGGACCCTAAAGCCCATGCTCAAAAAGGCTGGCGCTTTGTGGGTCTAA